A part of Candidatus Moraniibacteriota bacterium genomic DNA contains:
- a CDS encoding YraN family protein encodes MKIPSFSIFQDKHGSIGKKGENIAATYLKKKGFKILKMNYINPKGKQLGEIDIIAQKEEILVFVEVKTRKGETNKVFPEDNLTPSKLHKLEKIATHYLQSHHLQDKSYHFDAITVLFDEKQTAVIRHFEHIFV; translated from the coding sequence ATGAAAATACCGAGTTTCTCCATTTTTCAAGACAAACATGGCTCCATTGGGAAAAAGGGTGAGAATATCGCAGCGACGTATCTCAAGAAAAAAGGGTTTAAAATTCTCAAAATGAACTATATAAATCCCAAAGGAAAGCAGCTTGGTGAAATAGATATCATCGCGCAAAAAGAGGAGATACTTGTCTTTGTAGAGGTAAAAACACGAAAGGGAGAAACAAATAAGGTCTTCCCAGAAGACAATCTGACACCAAGTAAGCTCCACAAACTCGAGAAAATCGCCACGCATTATCTTCAATCGCATCATCTCCAAGACAAGTCCTATCACTTCGATGCGATTACTGTCCTCTTTGACGAAAAGCAAACTGCAGTCATACGCCACTTCGAACATATTTTCGTATAA
- a CDS encoding TraR/DksA C4-type zinc finger protein, which produces MEAIGTDMDDNATEVEGYVDNIAVESNLEKELRDVLDALEKMETGTYGICENTGKEISLDRLRVYPAARTTINK; this is translated from the coding sequence ATGGAGGCAATTGGCACCGACATGGACGACAATGCAACCGAAGTTGAAGGATACGTCGACAATATTGCCGTCGAGTCCAATCTTGAGAAAGAGCTCCGTGACGTCCTCGATGCGCTCGAAAAGATGGAAACTGGAACCTATGGCATTTGCGAAAACACCGGCAAAGAAATCTCCCTCGATCGACTCCGCGTCTATCCAGCTGCCCGCACCACCATCAACAAATAG
- a CDS encoding signal peptidase II, which produces MCQISTLALLPKTLVCNSGISFSINIPVFVLIPAIIISLFFIAGTLQAMLQGKTLGHLAILGGSLVFGGAFSNITDRLFRGCVPDFFHIFFFPTFNVADMGISMGAILLLIPMFQKDKETNNPVKKF; this is translated from the coding sequence GTGTGCCAAATCTCAACACTCGCTCTTTTGCCAAAGACACTTGTCTGCAATAGCGGTATCAGCTTCAGCATCAATATTCCCGTATTCGTGCTGATTCCGGCAATCATCATCTCCCTTTTCTTCATTGCGGGTACGCTCCAGGCAATGCTGCAAGGGAAAACATTGGGGCATTTAGCCATACTCGGTGGAAGTCTCGTGTTTGGCGGGGCATTTTCAAATATCACCGATCGCCTCTTCCGGGGTTGTGTTCCTGACTTTTTTCATATATTCTTCTTTCCAACGTTCAATGTGGCGGATATGGGAATAAGTATGGGGGCTATTTTACTCCTCATACCAATGTTTCAAAAAGACAAAGAAACAAATAATCCAGTGAAAAAATTCTAA
- a CDS encoding YifB family Mg chelatase-like AAA ATPase: MPAKIFSAATLGLESELVEVEVDAFNTGMHHFTVVGLPDTTIKESRDRVSSALKNSGFLPPHRFGRITVNLAPADLPKNSPVYDVPMALGFLLATEQLSFDFRDKLFIGELSLDGKVRPVGGVLPIALLAKRLGMTELYVPEKNADEAAMVKGIRIIPITSLFETAQHLSGAKTLAPTPDIDMEAMFREESFLLDMKDVRGQEHAKRALEIAAAGGHNILMSGPPGSGKTVLAKTLPSILPKLNFEESIEITKIFSIAGFLTRSNTLVTTRPFRSPHHSASAVSLVGGGSFPKPGEISLAHRGVLFLDEFGEFSKNVLENLRQPLEDGHITVSRAKGSLHFPARFILVAAMNPCPCGNMGDPDRLCSCSPRETLRYKTRISGPIMDRIDLHIEVPRIPFEKLEAPENAETSLSIRERVEKARDIQRERFVGKGIFTNAEMGSALIREVCPLDQPSKDLLRQAVSSMHLSARAYYRLIKLARTIADLESAEHILPKHLAEAIQYRFKTE; encoded by the coding sequence ATGCCTGCCAAGATATTCTCTGCTGCAACACTCGGACTCGAAAGTGAACTCGTCGAAGTGGAAGTTGATGCTTTCAATACCGGCATGCATCACTTCACCGTCGTCGGACTTCCCGATACCACCATCAAAGAATCCCGCGACCGCGTAAGCTCCGCCCTCAAAAACAGCGGCTTTCTCCCTCCGCATCGCTTTGGTCGCATCACGGTCAATCTTGCTCCCGCTGATTTGCCCAAGAACAGCCCTGTCTACGATGTTCCCATGGCACTCGGATTTCTCCTTGCGACCGAACAGCTTTCGTTCGACTTTCGCGACAAGCTCTTCATCGGAGAACTCTCCCTCGACGGCAAAGTCCGTCCTGTAGGAGGCGTCCTCCCTATCGCTCTCCTCGCCAAGAGGCTCGGCATGACCGAGCTCTATGTGCCAGAAAAAAATGCCGATGAGGCCGCGATGGTAAAAGGTATTCGAATCATTCCCATTACTTCGCTTTTTGAAACCGCACAACATCTCTCGGGCGCCAAGACACTCGCACCCACTCCCGATATTGATATGGAAGCAATGTTTCGGGAAGAATCCTTTCTCCTCGATATGAAAGACGTACGAGGACAAGAGCATGCCAAGCGCGCCTTGGAAATTGCCGCTGCCGGCGGGCACAATATCCTCATGAGCGGTCCCCCAGGAAGCGGCAAGACTGTCCTCGCTAAGACACTTCCGTCTATCCTTCCAAAACTCAACTTCGAGGAAAGCATCGAAATTACCAAAATATTCTCCATTGCCGGATTCCTCACGCGAAGCAATACGCTCGTGACAACGCGCCCCTTTCGTTCGCCACACCACAGCGCAAGTGCCGTTTCGCTTGTGGGAGGCGGGTCATTCCCTAAACCCGGAGAGATCAGCCTCGCGCACCGAGGCGTCCTCTTCCTCGATGAGTTCGGCGAATTTTCCAAAAACGTTCTAGAAAACCTCCGCCAACCGCTCGAAGACGGACACATCACCGTCTCCCGTGCCAAAGGATCACTCCATTTCCCGGCGCGATTCATCTTGGTCGCCGCAATGAATCCCTGTCCCTGCGGCAATATGGGCGATCCCGATCGATTGTGCTCGTGCTCACCCCGCGAAACCCTGCGATACAAGACGCGCATTTCCGGTCCCATTATGGATCGCATCGATCTCCACATCGAAGTCCCGCGCATTCCCTTTGAGAAACTCGAAGCACCAGAAAACGCCGAGACAAGTCTCTCCATCCGGGAGCGAGTTGAAAAAGCCCGTGACATACAACGCGAACGATTTGTTGGAAAGGGCATATTCACCAATGCTGAAATGGGATCCGCTCTCATCCGCGAGGTCTGCCCACTCGACCAGCCTTCCAAAGACCTCTTACGTCAAGCCGTTTCCTCCATGCATCTCTCCGCCCGTGCCTACTACCGCCTCATTAAGCTCGCCCGCACCATCGCCGACCTCGAGTCCGCCGAACACATCCTCCCCAAACACCTCGCCGAAGCCATACAATATCGGTTTAAGACGGAGTAA
- a CDS encoding G5 domain-containing protein, with amino-acid sequence MKRPSNTKSVILLFGAIGIGWAVFLFFHSDTSTKQTTKKPETFPITFILDQLTLPEQAHAGETVGEILKRVGISYTKGDDLIPSKETQLTTNMLVSLVSTKKYSIDTKDGKREGKTTLRTVGQLLNEQGISLGKNDLVTPDTEKALTDNVHISVIQVDIRSEVIRKPIAFTVQESEDATLSWRKRLITQKGEKGIRELTYEVVSHDGKEIKRTLVESKITKEPLPEIATQGTKVEVGKKHTGLGSWYSFTGTLSAANPWLPIGSYVRVTNTENGKSVIVRINDRGPFGKNRIIDLDRVAFEKIASIGAGIIPVKVEEITN; translated from the coding sequence GTGAAACGACCCTCCAATACAAAAAGCGTCATTCTCCTTTTCGGTGCTATTGGCATCGGATGGGCTGTATTCCTCTTTTTTCACAGCGACACCTCCACAAAACAAACAACCAAAAAACCAGAAACATTTCCCATAACTTTTATTCTTGATCAGCTGACACTACCAGAACAAGCACATGCCGGCGAGACTGTCGGAGAAATCCTCAAACGTGTCGGTATTTCCTATACAAAAGGGGATGATCTCATTCCATCCAAAGAAACGCAATTGACGACGAATATGCTCGTAAGTCTTGTGTCTACCAAGAAATATTCCATCGACACCAAGGATGGGAAGCGCGAAGGCAAAACAACGCTTCGCACTGTCGGACAACTCCTCAATGAGCAAGGAATATCACTTGGGAAGAATGATCTCGTCACACCAGACACCGAGAAAGCGCTCACTGACAATGTTCACATTTCCGTCATTCAGGTTGATATCCGAAGCGAAGTGATACGTAAACCCATTGCCTTCACGGTGCAAGAATCCGAAGATGCGACACTTTCTTGGAGGAAGCGTCTCATTACCCAAAAAGGCGAAAAGGGAATTCGTGAGCTCACCTACGAAGTCGTTTCTCATGATGGAAAAGAAATAAAGAGAACGCTCGTAGAAAGTAAAATAACCAAAGAGCCTCTCCCGGAAATCGCCACCCAAGGCACCAAGGTCGAAGTCGGCAAGAAACACACAGGGCTCGGATCATGGTATAGTTTCACCGGAACCCTCTCTGCCGCCAATCCATGGCTCCCAATCGGCAGCTATGTCCGCGTCACCAACACCGAGAATGGCAAATCCGTCATTGTCCGCATCAATGACCGCGGTCCCTTCGGCAAAAATCGCATTATAGATCTCGACCGCGTCGCTTTTGAGAAAATCGCCTCAATCGGCGCCGGCATCATCCCGGTAAAAGTCGAGGAAATCACCAACTAA
- the rsmA gene encoding ribosomal RNA small subunit methyltransferase A has translation MFPKKSFSQNFLHDEKVVSNIVQLGQANTFDWIVEIGAGEGVLTEALAQEGAHIVALEFDRDLIPGLLRRFPLASPVSLVEADILRANIPEILQQKGYEVGDSWAVFGNIPYAITGKILRILVSLADIPDSIVLMMQKEVAERIVAHNHRQSLLSLSVALFGEAEILFAVQKEAFFPAPQVESAVIRITPNKHCLPLEEREHILRLAKIGFASKRKTLLNNFSAHHAYSRELLIHFLESIGKTPSARAEELSAEEWKQFAQHF, from the coding sequence ATGTTCCCAAAAAAATCGTTCAGCCAAAATTTCCTCCACGATGAAAAAGTGGTGAGCAATATCGTTCAACTCGGGCAAGCAAACACTTTTGACTGGATTGTAGAAATTGGCGCGGGCGAAGGAGTCCTTACAGAAGCACTTGCGCAAGAAGGAGCGCACATCGTTGCGCTCGAGTTTGACCGCGACCTCATTCCTGGACTCCTCAGACGCTTTCCACTCGCTTCACCGGTATCTCTTGTAGAGGCGGATATTCTCCGCGCCAATATCCCAGAGATACTCCAACAGAAAGGATATGAAGTGGGTGATTCTTGGGCAGTATTTGGCAATATCCCCTATGCGATTACCGGAAAAATTCTCCGGATACTTGTTTCGCTTGCGGATATCCCCGACTCCATCGTGCTCATGATGCAAAAAGAAGTCGCCGAACGAATCGTTGCACACAACCATCGTCAGTCACTCCTCTCCCTCTCAGTTGCTCTCTTTGGAGAAGCTGAGATACTTTTTGCTGTCCAAAAAGAAGCTTTTTTTCCCGCGCCACAAGTAGAGAGCGCTGTCATTCGCATCACCCCAAACAAACACTGCCTCCCACTTGAAGAGCGCGAACACATCCTCCGCCTTGCCAAAATCGGTTTTGCCTCCAAGCGGAAAACACTGCTCAATAATTTCTCGGCACACCATGCCTATTCAAGAGAACTGCTCATACACTTCCTTGAGAGCATCGGGAAAACTCCCTCCGCTCGCGCTGAAGAGCTCTCGGCAGAAGAATGGAAGCAGTTTGCACAGCATTTTTGA
- a CDS encoding UbiA prenyltransferase family protein, translating into MKFPRALIQAIEKSETSLGLWLGAFFGLITLRLLVESWLFDFGSLSVGFLFFEWTHNVLFFLLSFLLFLPIFQHFTRVSLAVASNMLLFGFLIILSPPIIDFFVSGGTGLWSFYIFDGFSGLLGRYLTFFGDRPDLGITYGVRAEVALVTICFGLYVFWKTRRVLWSCWAALSAYTLLFFLGTFPSWAALLIDGVSKGQWTLRSPDVAAIFLSPLSLFLHTISDPRSVLNIKMSLTYGAMLPFVVGIWLFFSHRKIFYALFRNARLPQAVYHAGLFFVGMGLSFVVTDATFSLSALGLFDIFALFLLLVGIVSAWLASVVANDFFDRAIDCETNTSRPLPMGDVSPALYGAIGSGFFVASIFLPAIVNMKSALLLLVYQALAWVYSAPPFRLKRFPVVASFASAVASVLILFLGFMLFAPQGTIAHLPTSFISLFIFAYAVSIPLKDFKDVSGDGKNSVWTLPVLLGVRWAKLAVASGIFLSFIASVFVFHASSLFLPALLFGGASFWTVLSMKEKTGRITYRSVFWWILALVSGYGFLAVSVLL; encoded by the coding sequence ATGAAATTTCCGCGAGCGCTTATTCAAGCGATTGAGAAGTCTGAGACAAGTCTCGGACTGTGGCTCGGCGCCTTTTTTGGTCTTATTACTCTGCGGCTTTTGGTGGAGTCATGGCTTTTTGACTTCGGAAGTCTTTCAGTAGGATTTCTTTTCTTTGAATGGACGCACAACGTTTTGTTTTTTCTCTTGTCTTTCTTGCTGTTTCTTCCGATATTTCAGCATTTTACACGTGTTTCGTTGGCGGTTGCGTCGAATATGCTGTTGTTTGGTTTCCTTATTATTCTTTCACCTCCAATTATTGACTTCTTTGTTTCTGGCGGGACGGGACTCTGGAGTTTCTATATTTTTGATGGATTCTCTGGGCTCCTTGGGCGGTATCTCACCTTTTTTGGGGATCGACCGGATCTTGGTATTACCTATGGCGTTCGCGCGGAAGTGGCTCTGGTGACGATATGCTTTGGGCTCTATGTTTTCTGGAAGACGCGCCGAGTGCTCTGGTCTTGTTGGGCAGCTCTTTCGGCGTATACCCTCCTCTTTTTTCTGGGGACATTCCCTTCATGGGCGGCACTTCTTATTGATGGAGTCTCCAAAGGACAATGGACGCTTCGTTCTCCCGATGTGGCGGCAATTTTCTTGTCGCCACTTTCTCTCTTTTTGCACACAATTTCAGATCCTCGGTCAGTCTTGAATATCAAGATGAGTCTGACGTATGGTGCGATGCTCCCTTTTGTCGTGGGAATATGGCTCTTTTTTTCTCACAGGAAAATTTTTTACGCGCTGTTTCGAAATGCGCGCCTTCCGCAGGCGGTGTACCATGCCGGACTTTTTTTTGTTGGTATGGGGCTCTCATTTGTTGTGACAGATGCGACATTCTCTCTTTCAGCTCTCGGGCTCTTCGATATTTTTGCGCTTTTCCTTTTGCTAGTGGGGATAGTTTCAGCATGGCTTGCGTCGGTTGTGGCAAATGATTTTTTTGACAGAGCGATTGATTGTGAGACAAATACTTCTCGTCCACTCCCAATGGGGGATGTGTCCCCTGCGCTCTATGGAGCGATTGGGAGTGGTTTTTTTGTGGCGTCGATATTTCTTCCAGCAATTGTAAATATGAAGAGCGCTCTTCTCCTCTTAGTGTATCAGGCACTTGCGTGGGTATATTCTGCGCCACCCTTTCGACTTAAGCGATTTCCGGTGGTGGCGTCGTTTGCGAGTGCGGTTGCGAGTGTGCTGATTCTGTTCCTTGGTTTCATGCTTTTTGCCCCTCAGGGGACAATTGCTCATCTCCCCACGTCATTTATCAGCCTTTTCATTTTTGCCTACGCGGTTTCCATTCCGCTCAAAGACTTCAAAGATGTCTCGGGTGATGGGAAAAATTCTGTCTGGACGCTTCCGGTATTGCTCGGTGTCCGATGGGCGAAATTGGCCGTAGCCTCTGGCATTTTCCTCTCTTTTATAGCGAGTGTTTTCGTGTTTCACGCTTCTTCATTGTTTCTCCCGGCACTTCTTTTTGGTGGGGCGTCATTTTGGACCGTGCTTTCCATGAAAGAAAAAACCGGCAGGATAACCTACCGATCAGTGTTTTGGTGGATACTTGCGCTCGTTTCCGGCTATGGATTTTTGGCAGTAAGTGTATTGCTCTAG
- a CDS encoding UvrD-helicase domain-containing protein, whose product MTPLASNLNPEQRRAVETTEGPVLIVAGAGSGKTKTLTHRVVHLMQEKGVSAQHILAVTFTNKAAEEMRGRVASLLSQTTKKPPLFGKQPVGLPHIGTFHSICSRILRKDIAVLGYKTTFTILDSDDQLALMKRTMKSLEIDPKNIHPRALLDAVSRAKNQLLDELVFESRAGSYYEELVAKAYRKYQEELRSNHTLDFDDLLRLTIQIFHTHPETLNHYRNLFHYIMVDEYQDTNHAQYTLIHLLAEKHRNLFAIGDDYQSIYGWRQADIRNILNFEKDYPEATIVTLDQNYRSTQTILDAAGSVIAKNANQRHKKLWTSQEGGAPLTIFEAEDERGEADYVIRKIQETAKNASKDIDAKQTRSFSEFAILYRTNAQSRALEEACLNHSVPYRIIGGLKFYGRKEVKDAIAYLRLVANHWDTLSLARIANEPPRGIGKKTLESWLSGAKSAKTDPITFAREDEGKQLNIAISKQKSAAQLANILHKNTQKLLEKGSLSTFLATLLESVGYIKALEDGTEEGSARLENVRELFSVAKKYDGTPLENAITFFLEEIALVSDTDAIDGSENAVQLMTLHSAKGLEFPFVFLVGLEEGIFPHSRSALSPAELEEERRLMYVGLTRAKEKAWLISAETRMIFGSTQMNAPSRFISEIPEHLVRTEERKKGRDNSEYADRHQMQTHTSHSTKPPTPHNQATVESLRPGDAISHPTFGNGIVIKIEGTLATIAFRTKGVKKLALGIAPIEKI is encoded by the coding sequence ATGACTCCACTCGCCTCAAACCTCAATCCAGAACAACGTCGTGCCGTTGAAACAACCGAGGGTCCTGTGCTCATTGTTGCGGGCGCCGGAAGCGGCAAGACAAAAACCCTCACCCATCGCGTCGTCCATCTCATGCAAGAAAAGGGCGTTTCGGCACAACACATACTCGCCGTCACTTTTACCAATAAAGCGGCCGAGGAAATGAGAGGGCGCGTGGCATCACTCCTCTCGCAAACAACGAAAAAACCACCTCTCTTTGGAAAACAGCCTGTCGGACTGCCACACATTGGCACTTTTCACAGCATTTGTTCACGCATTCTCCGCAAAGATATCGCTGTACTCGGATACAAGACAACCTTTACCATACTCGACAGCGATGATCAGCTCGCCCTCATGAAGCGCACCATGAAATCCCTCGAGATTGACCCAAAAAACATTCATCCTCGTGCGCTTCTCGATGCCGTCTCCAGAGCCAAAAACCAGCTCCTCGACGAGCTCGTCTTCGAATCCCGAGCCGGAAGCTATTACGAAGAACTCGTCGCCAAAGCCTATCGGAAATATCAGGAAGAGCTTCGCAGCAATCACACACTCGACTTTGACGATCTCTTACGGCTCACCATACAGATCTTTCACACACATCCAGAAACCCTCAATCACTATCGAAATCTCTTCCACTACATCATGGTGGATGAGTATCAAGATACCAATCACGCACAATATACCCTCATTCACCTTCTCGCTGAAAAACACCGCAATCTCTTTGCAATTGGCGACGACTACCAGTCTATATACGGCTGGCGACAGGCAGATATCCGAAACATTCTCAACTTCGAAAAAGATTATCCCGAAGCTACTATTGTCACGCTCGATCAAAATTACCGATCAACGCAAACAATCCTCGATGCCGCCGGAAGCGTGATCGCCAAAAACGCCAACCAGCGACACAAAAAACTCTGGACATCGCAAGAGGGAGGAGCGCCGCTCACTATTTTCGAAGCCGAAGACGAACGAGGCGAGGCAGACTATGTCATCCGAAAGATTCAGGAGACTGCCAAAAATGCCAGTAAAGACATAGACGCAAAACAAACTCGATCATTCTCGGAGTTTGCCATTCTCTATAGAACCAACGCACAATCCCGAGCACTCGAAGAAGCCTGCCTCAATCACTCCGTTCCATACCGCATCATCGGCGGACTCAAATTCTACGGACGTAAAGAAGTCAAAGATGCCATTGCCTATCTGCGGCTCGTCGCCAATCACTGGGACACACTCTCACTTGCAAGAATTGCCAATGAACCACCACGCGGAATCGGCAAGAAAACTCTTGAATCATGGCTTAGTGGAGCCAAGAGTGCAAAAACAGACCCCATCACCTTTGCTCGAGAAGATGAAGGAAAACAGCTCAATATAGCCATTTCCAAACAAAAGTCTGCTGCACAGCTCGCAAACATCCTTCACAAAAACACCCAAAAACTTCTCGAAAAAGGCTCCCTTTCCACATTTCTCGCCACTCTCCTTGAAAGCGTCGGCTACATCAAAGCGCTCGAAGATGGTACAGAAGAAGGCTCTGCACGCCTCGAAAACGTCCGTGAACTTTTCTCTGTCGCAAAGAAATATGACGGGACACCACTGGAAAACGCCATCACATTTTTCTTGGAAGAGATTGCGCTTGTGTCCGACACAGATGCGATTGACGGCAGTGAAAACGCCGTACAACTCATGACTCTCCATAGCGCCAAGGGACTCGAATTTCCTTTCGTCTTTCTTGTTGGACTTGAAGAAGGAATTTTTCCACATTCACGAAGCGCCCTGTCTCCTGCCGAACTCGAAGAAGAACGCCGACTTATGTATGTCGGGCTCACACGCGCCAAAGAAAAAGCCTGGCTCATATCAGCGGAAACACGTATGATATTCGGCTCAACACAGATGAATGCTCCATCGCGATTCATTAGTGAAATCCCTGAGCACCTTGTCAGAACAGAAGAGCGAAAGAAAGGGAGAGACAATAGTGAATATGCCGACAGACACCAAATGCAAACACATACATCTCATAGCACAAAACCGCCCACACCACACAATCAAGCAACAGTGGAGAGTCTGCGTCCAGGAGACGCCATATCCCACCCCACATTCGGAAATGGCATCGTCATCAAAATAGAAGGAACGCTCGCCACCATAGCCTTTCGAACCAAAGGAGTAAAGAAACTCGCCCTTGGCATTGCTCCGATTGAGAAAATATAA
- a CDS encoding tyrosine-type recombinase/integrase has protein sequence MAGMLALVTKFLEYMEIERGRSPKTVESYDRVLKSFLTWRGAQDPKDITLESIRKYRLFLNRRQNVHGGELKKTTQNYHIIVLRGFLRYLAKEGIASAPPERIETAKTPERQVDFLESDEFDRLCQAAEGVSETARRDRALLEFLFSSGLRVSELVGLDRESVNLEVGELSVRGKGNKLRMVFVSDRARLALQSYLDTRHDVDPALFVSTRRGFAKKSSVEDLRITVRTVERIVARLAAKAGLTKSVHPHTLRHSFATDLLRNGADIRSVQALLGHSSITTTQIYTHVTDEGLREVHEKFHGKGREKS, from the coding sequence ATGGCAGGTATGCTGGCTCTGGTGACGAAATTTCTTGAGTATATGGAAATTGAGCGAGGACGATCACCCAAAACAGTGGAGAGTTATGATCGAGTGCTCAAGAGTTTTCTTACTTGGCGAGGTGCTCAGGATCCAAAGGATATTACTCTTGAGAGTATACGAAAATACCGACTCTTCTTGAATCGAAGGCAAAATGTCCATGGCGGAGAACTAAAGAAAACAACGCAAAATTACCATATTATTGTGTTGCGGGGATTTTTGCGCTATCTCGCCAAGGAGGGAATTGCCTCGGCGCCCCCGGAGCGAATCGAGACAGCAAAAACACCTGAGCGACAGGTGGATTTCTTGGAGTCGGATGAATTTGATAGGCTCTGTCAGGCAGCAGAGGGGGTAAGCGAAACAGCTCGTCGAGATCGGGCGCTCTTGGAATTCTTGTTTTCATCGGGTTTGCGTGTGTCTGAGCTTGTCGGGCTTGATCGCGAGTCGGTGAATCTTGAAGTGGGAGAGCTGAGTGTTCGCGGAAAGGGGAATAAGCTTCGTATGGTCTTTGTGTCGGATCGGGCGCGTTTAGCATTGCAGTCCTATCTCGATACGCGACATGATGTTGATCCAGCACTCTTTGTTTCGACGCGTCGCGGATTTGCCAAGAAATCTTCTGTTGAAGATTTGCGTATTACAGTGCGAACCGTTGAGCGCATCGTTGCGAGACTTGCCGCGAAAGCGGGACTCACAAAAAGTGTTCATCCTCATACATTGCGACACAGCTTCGCAACGGATCTTTTGCGAAATGGCGCCGATATTCGGAGTGTCCAGGCACTTCTCGGACATTCTTCTATTACTACCACGCAAATCTATACGCATGTCACTGATGAGGGACTTCGCGAAGTGCATGAGAAATTTCATGGGAAAGGACGGGAGAAATCGTGA